One Sodalinema gerasimenkoae IPPAS B-353 DNA segment encodes these proteins:
- a CDS encoding GPW/gp25 family protein yields the protein MVKPEKPDDYIGAGVAFPVDLNVQGELKLSQGDPNIQESIRLILGTQVGERVYRPEFGSRLSDLVFAPLNRDTLIKLRLRVEEALSRWEPRITVTGIIAEADPIEGKVELTIQYRLRNSKDDYDVRNMIYPFYLDVSPR from the coding sequence ATGGTAAAGCCAGAGAAACCCGACGATTATATTGGAGCAGGAGTCGCCTTTCCCGTTGACCTCAATGTTCAGGGTGAGCTTAAACTGAGTCAGGGAGATCCCAACATCCAGGAGTCCATTCGTTTAATCCTAGGAACTCAGGTGGGAGAACGGGTCTATCGCCCTGAATTTGGCTCCCGCTTATCTGACTTAGTCTTTGCCCCCCTCAATCGGGATACCCTAATCAAACTGCGATTGCGGGTTGAAGAAGCCTTAAGCCGCTGGGAACCGCGAATTACCGTGACCGGCATTATTGCCGAAGCCGACCCCATTGAAGGAAAAGTCGAATTAACCATTCAATATCGCCTGCGTAATAGTAAAGATGACTATGATGTGCGAAATATGATTTATCCCTTTTATTTAGACGTTTCCCCTCGCTAA
- a CDS encoding phage tail protein encodes MVNSRPRSATNQFVERLTSSRFYVELKLDGGDDTVDATFSDCQGGSTTQEAVEICEVTPQRWGSKPAQYGRLQRTKIPGSLQTSNLILKRGMTQSNTLWQWFSAVQQGNWAKQRRDGSISIYDQAGEVRARFEFLGAWPTRYQIADLSSNGGEIEIEELELAVDEFKRVP; translated from the coding sequence ATGGTCAATTCTCGACCCAGGTCAGCGACGAATCAGTTTGTGGAACGCTTAACATCATCTCGCTTTTATGTGGAGTTAAAACTCGACGGCGGTGATGATACGGTCGATGCTACCTTTAGTGATTGTCAAGGGGGTAGTACGACTCAGGAAGCCGTGGAAATTTGTGAGGTGACTCCTCAACGCTGGGGAAGTAAACCGGCTCAGTATGGTCGTCTTCAACGCACTAAAATTCCCGGGAGTCTGCAAACGAGTAATCTCATTCTCAAACGGGGGATGACTCAATCCAATACGCTCTGGCAGTGGTTTTCCGCTGTGCAACAGGGCAATTGGGCTAAGCAACGTCGGGATGGCTCAATCTCGATTTATGATCAGGCGGGAGAGGTGCGAGCGCGGTTTGAGTTTTTAGGGGCTTGGCCGACTCGCTACCAGATTGCTGACCTCAGTTCTAATGGGGGAGAAATTGAGATTGAAGAACTGGAACTGGCGGTTGATGAGTTTAAGCGCGTTCCCTAG
- a CDS encoding DUF6760 family protein, protein MQEEVAQIALNFHWSLEEILDLEHRDRRLWVTQIRQQNSRGA, encoded by the coding sequence TTGCAGGAGGAGGTAGCCCAAATCGCCCTAAATTTTCATTGGTCGTTGGAGGAAATTTTAGATCTAGAACATCGCGATCGCCGCCTTTGGGTCACACAAATTCGTCAACAAAACTCCCGAGGCGCCTGA
- a CDS encoding phage tail assembly protein translates to MSQTVFEFRLPKGLLDEQGSVHRQGKIRLATARDELLAAKHQRVRDNPAYGTLVRLSQTLLQLGDRTSFKPEDLEHLFTIDLAYLCQLYNQINQKGHAHADVQCPHCQNSFEVDLSNSGESLATP, encoded by the coding sequence ATGAGTCAAACTGTATTTGAGTTTAGGTTGCCGAAAGGTTTACTGGATGAACAGGGAAGTGTTCACCGCCAGGGTAAGATTCGTTTGGCTACGGCCCGCGATGAACTGCTGGCGGCTAAGCATCAACGGGTTCGGGATAATCCCGCCTATGGAACCTTGGTGCGTCTGTCTCAGACGCTGCTGCAATTGGGCGATCGCACCTCCTTTAAACCGGAAGATTTAGAACATCTGTTTACTATCGATTTAGCCTATCTCTGTCAACTGTATAATCAGATTAACCAGAAAGGCCATGCTCACGCCGATGTTCAATGCCCCCATTGTCAAAACTCCTTTGAGGTGGACTTGAGCAACTCGGGGGAGTCATTGGCTACCCCTTAG